The stretch of DNA TTGTGATGTTTCTGGTCTTGTATTTTAGGCTTTTGGTTTTCCTCCTGGCTTTTCAGATCTGgacaataaacaaaattttgaCATCATGTTCCCTCTGTGTCACTGACAGCATCTAATTCTGCAAACAAGTTCAGTGAATTTCTGAcacagttattttctcttttcctgtgagACCTTGATGGAGTGTTTGTACTCACACACGCATGCTATTTCCtagtatttctttgtttctttttcttctctactctTTTCCTCTTTACATCTCTATAAATTTGTGTCTTTTCAACTTCCTCTGCATAAGTCAATATGAGTGCAATTGATGTGTCAATTACAAATAAGCATTAGCATTTTGGTGTTTACTTACCATCTTTTTGTTCACCTGCAGCATCTTTTCTAAGAGCTTCATATTGAAATGTTAAGAGGTTCCATCAACTTCTCATCCTGATACTTATGTGGTGTATAACTTCACCCTCCACCCTCTACCCACATTGTAAACATAGctgagagagaaaaattttatgtttagtCCCTTGAGATTTGGGAGCTATTCATTACTGTAGCATAAATTAGCCTAATTTGATTTGTACAATGATGAAATGAGGCAAATTCCTGGTGCAGTCCTCAGAGTGAATTAAGTCTGTTACCTACAAGAGTTAAACTCATAATGAATAACATGTAATAAAACATTGCAaataaggggcgcctggatggctcagtggttgagcatctgcctttggctcaggtcgtgatcccggggtcccgggatcaaatcccacatcaggttccctgcagggagcctgcttctccctctgcctgtgtctctgcctctctctctctgtgtctctcatgaataaataaaatcttaaaaaaaaaaaaaaacattgcaaatAAGACTGAGTTGTTGTTTTCAATATTCCTCTATTATCATTGTAATAATGAAAGTTTGACCCACAGTATCATGGGTGATATTTCTGGTGGTTACgaggattaaagaagaaaatctcttGGAAGCCAGGCAGGTTTAGGTGGAGACCACtgcataaaaatcttaaagaaatatttaggtgTCATCATTACAGATTAtagttaattataattaattataatatatttgaagTTTAAGATACAGGACCACTCATAATACAATTGGttgaaaatttagttttttatttgtgttgtctaGGTTAGAAATAAGATTATGCCACAGGCTAACTATGATTTGGAGCACTATACTTTACTTCTGTCTCTATTTCTATATCTGCATATGTAGAAAATACTGATAATGGCTTCATATATCTGTTCTATGCATTAAATGATCTTATCTACATAAATCACTTAGTATGATACTTGATATATAGCTTCTGTCAAATAATTGCAGGACTTTAATTATGATGTTATTGAACTTAAAATTAGGATATATAGCTACTATCTGGCAGTGTGAAATTTGGCGGGATGTTTCACACATTTCTATCAGATGTTGTAAGAAAGTAATGACTAATAAAAGCTAAGTACTTATGAAGCAAATTTTACCGGGAACTTTGctaattgttttatttgtatattgtattgaatctttatttcttttttaagattttatttatttattcatgacagacacacacagagagaggcagagacacaggcagaaggagaagcaggctccatgcaaggagcctgacatgggacctggatcccgggtctccaggatcacgccctgggctgaaggcgtggCTAAACtaagctaccagggctgccctgtattgaATCTTTAAACCATCAATATGAAATTCTATTGTATTCCCctatttacaaatgaggacattTAATTCAAACAGGTCAAATCACAGAAAAGTTCTCTACATATTAAGAGTAAATAGCTAGAATTTGGACGTAACTATATGGGATTCAATTATCCAACATCAAATTACAGACTTAGTTCTTGCAAGTACTAacttttctctgtgtgacttcaAAAAACTTACATAAATTCTCTCAATTTCTTCAGTTatataatgagaataataatagtaacaaattCATAGCATTGTCATGGACATTGACACTAATTATTGCTAAGGAATGGCTTCTGAGtaccttgaaaaattaaaaactaggtCAGTAAAAAATACCCTTTCCATTTTCATGATTTCACTAAATCGAGCACTTTCAAAGATAGATACATAAAAAACTGGAAGAGAACTCAATCGAGTGAattagataaaaacagaaaataaattatataaatgatgCCACCCGCCACCCTATATGTTTATCACTTGTTCTAAGACAGGGACTTGCCTTAACTTGGTTAACCGCTAATTAGTCAAGACTCTGGTTTATGAGGATACTCATTCTAGTTTGTGGAAAATCGAAACCAGGTGGAAAAAACGTTGAATCTTGCAGACCTTGTCTAGAAAGTTTACATCAAGTTATTCCTTCCCTCCTTGCCTTCCTGTTGATCATAAGCATGTGTATTAATATCTACTACTAAGTGATTCATGTCAACCAAACCTATTACAAGAGtagaggggtttttttttagttattttctgcTAAAACCATTATTTTCAGATCATCGTTTATTAAGTCATtggctaattaaaaataaaatatcttaaagtcattttttttactttatatatttgttctGTGGATTAAATTATCTTAATGTATGTAAATCACTTAGTAAGTAAGTTATCAGTTGAAAGTTATCTCTGCTTCATGGCATACAtgcaataaatacttaataacagaacaatatgtttttaagactttttattacaaaagctttgaaaatggaaaaaaaaggcattataaTGAATGAAactccatctatccatcatccagCTTCTATAATTGGAACATTATGCTGTTCTTCTATCTCCCACACTTGCAACCACTGTCTAACCCAGCATTTTTTTGTTGCTactatcatcatttttatttagaagCTTAGAGGTGAAATTGACAGTCATTGAAATGTGCAAATCTTAGCTGTACtttttttgacaaatgaataCAACCATGTAACTTGCATCCCTAAAATACGTCTGGTATTTCCATCTGACAGAAAATTTTCTCATGCATTTCTTCAGTCACTTTCTCACCTCTACATCCATCAGAGAAGTAACCACTGTTATCATACACACATTGCAATCATACAATACACACTCTTTTGTGTCCTGATTCTCTTCCACACAAGTATGTATCACTAAATTGTATGTACTTGGAAATACAAACCTCCCTAGGACTCATTCTACCTATTCCCAAGGGGAAAAATGAATCAAGTATttaagaattgaatagaaaaacgTTGTCCTCACCAGGGTTAAGCATGGGGCCCATGCCTCCTTCTATAAGCTTACATCAAAGTAATGACATTCTATATTTTCAGGGAGAAAGGTgagggtatttttcttttctttatctactAAAGCCTACAGTTTGCTCATAAGCAAtgataaattatgaatttttccCATTTGACAGATTACTATATAGGCAATCAGATCTGATCCAAATTCCTAAGTTCTTAGGGTATTATCTGTCTTGAGACTTCATGCCTCTTTCTAGGCAGTATACGAACAATGCTATTGcgaatttcttttgttttcatactATACACAATGGGGTTGACCACAGGTGGGAAGAAGAGGTAGGCATTGGCCATGACAGTCTGAAGGAGTGGAGGTAAGTGTCCCCCAAAGCGATGCAGCAAGGAGAGGCTAATCATGGGCACGTAGTACACCAGAACAGCACAGATGTGTGACACGCATGTGTTGAGTGCCTTCCACTGCCCAGCTCCAGAAGCTATTCCCAGTACAGTGTGAAGAATCAACATATAAGAAACTACAATGAGCAGTGAGTCCAGCCCAAATGTGGAGGTAATGACAAACAAACCCAGGATGCTATTGGGTCTAGTGTCTCCACAGGGCAATTTGATTAGATCTGAATGGAGACAGTAAGAGTGTGTGAGAGTATTGTGACCACAGAAAGGCAGGCCCTTCAGGAGGAAGAGCAGTGGGAACATGAGCACCACACTTCGTAAGGCAATGATGACACCCATCCCAATGATGCGGGGAATTGTCAGGATGGTTGTGTAGCGCAGGGGGCTGTAGATGGCCACAAAACGGTCTACAGACATAGTGAGAAGGACACCTGACTCCATTATGGTAAAAGAATGCATGGAAAACATCTGGAACAGGCAACCACCAAAACTGATTTCATTAATTCCACAGAGgaaaatgcctagcacagtggGCATGGTGGAAGCAGAGACCCCAAGTTCAACAAAGGCCAGCGTGGCCAAAAAGGAGTACATGGGTTGGTGCAAAGCAGGGTCAATCCGGATGATATGAAGAATGATGCCATTTCCTAGGAAGATGATGATGTATATCAGGCAGAAAGGGATGGATATCCAGATATGTTCTGCCTCTAGCCCTGGAATGCCAGCAAGAGTGAATGTTGCAGGTGTGAATGCAATGGACGCATTGAAAATGTCATGGTGAGACTTCATTTGAAGACACAGGGAAGCACACAGGGACTAGAGAATAGAAATCTCTGGTCAGTTACTATACATCAAACTTCAAGCTCTTGATAATCATTTTTAAGACATTtccttgagatgcctgggtggctcagtggttgagcatctgcctttgactcaggttgtggtcctggggtcctgggattgagtcccacattgggctccccacaggtagcctgcttctccctctgcctaagtctctgcatctctctgtgtgtctctcatgaataaataaataaaatcttaaaaaaaaaaacaaaaacatttcattatcAAAGAGATGCAAAACTTATATCTGAAACAAGGACACACGGAAACCACCCTATGTGGAAGAGATTCCTGTTTAGACATGTGGAAGAGTATTTCTCCATGGGCTACATGCCAAATACAAAAGATAATGTTTAATGCTATCCTGGTACTGCCTGGCAGTACAGAAATCTCCACTGGGCCATTTAAGACAATGGAAGGCAGTTATAATAAGCATGGAAATGACAGCTTCCTGTGGAAATTGAAGACTGGAGAAGGATCTGGTAACTTTCTGCAGTTTGTACAGGAGTGAATGTAAATAGCTGAAGGAATATAACAGTAATAAAAGGAATTCATGGCTCTAATACTTAATAGGCTTGTGATCTTGAGAGAGCCACTTAATTATCTGAGATCCAGGTATTTGATATAAACACAGTAATGGTTGCATAGGGTAATGTATGTAAATTGTCATTATATTTGGATCAATAAAAATTCAGCTcaggaaataaaaggaacaattaaatattagaaaacaggGCTAGTTTCTCCCAGTTTTTAGTATTTccaatgtctttttttaacttaCCAGTTCACTCTTTCTCCACCTACTATCCATAGGTAGGAAGGTAAATGTCTCCTATTGGAACCTGGTGTCCAAAGCCATCAGGATCTCACAAGCTGAACACAGTGGTAAGGATTGAGGTTAGGGCTAGGGTTCTTTATCTCAACAAATTCATTAACactaaaattctccttttttttttttttttttttttttttctaaaattctcctCATCTGTAGCAGAGCCTTGGGTGTGAAGGTTAGGAATCAGAGGTAAAATTCAGGGTGAGGCGTAGCTTAGAGATGGTACATGAAAGTGAAAGTGAAGTATTTTTCTCATATCGGGTTCACGCTCTTGGTTAGGTATAATCAGTGGAGTGctaataaaggtaaaaaaaagaaaaaaaaaacagctgtctGAGTAAAATACCTGATCTGTACCAGTTGCCAATTTCTTTAGTTAAATACTCACATTATGAGCAATTACAAGCCACCCATGTGATGTTGCTGAATGCAGAGCTGAGATATTTATAAGCAGCTTTCTCAACCTGATGCCAGGCAGTACCAGGAGAGCATTAAACATAACTACAACTGATCCTAGATATCACATACTTTCCTACCAGGTTAACTGACAGCAGGCACATCAATCCATGCCTCccctttcttgctttccttctgaTCAGGCTGTAAGTCTAGTTACTACTTTCCTTTATATGTGCTTACTTGATTGGCAGTTAAGGCATGATGACATGGAATACTTGAGGGAACAATTAAGCAGTGAATAATAATCCTTGGAAACTTCAGCTGGATtccagagaaagggagggaacaAGTCCTCTGACAAGAAATATATTAAGAGTTTATAGAtacaaaagaagataaagagacaacaaataattaatttttcattaattattatttaaatatagaacACTTTTCatatttgaatgtttttctttctattgtcttttgattttatttttgtcctatGAAATATACATGTCATACATAGCTTTTATGTAGTTAACATTCTTCTTTATAACATatagtttttatgatttttataacaGCTATCTCATACACAAATTCAGTTTTTTTATACAGCTATCCCATACATAAATTCAAAAACAGATACAAACTCTATATAGAGATGGGAAGTGATCTAGATACTGATATAGACAGCAACTATGATGGGAGATTTTAATAGAATTGAGAGAaagcaaggagagaagagaaaactttAACTCCATCTGGAATTTGTTTTGGGGACTTGGGTAACCAaggatttaatttaattattaacaaATGTAGAGaccatttttattacatattaataGATAATTTGGTACTTTGTCAACCATTTTGAGGTTGTTTTAGtttaaattagttttgttttagtttaaaactttatataaatatgtacccATATGACTCTTGACTCCGTATTCTGCCTTTGAATGGGACATCATGCATCCATATAAAGTATGGATACATGCTACAagatggatgaactttgaaaacattatgttgagtgaaagaagccagacacaaagcataaaaattattttattccactTATACAAGtaagcaaattcatagaaatgtaaAGTAGATTAGAGGTTACTAGGGGAATGGGAAGTTACTGGTTAAGTGGTATAATTTCACTAACTGATCTGATCTGtctgtcaaagaaagacaaataacatgatttcacccatatgtggaatttaggaaacaaaacagataaatgtGTGGGCAGggggggaaaaggagaaggggagacaaactataagagactctcaatgatagagaacaaactgaggattgatagaaggaggtgggtgggggatgggctagatgggtgatgggtattaaggagagcacttgttgtgatgagcactgagtgctgCATTTAAATAacgaatcactgaattctactcctgaaaccaatattgcagtatatgttaactagaatttaatacaaaattgaaagaaaaaaaagacaaaaatttgagTGTTCctctgttttaataaaaatgttatttcttcctcttcatcccctccccaaaagaaaaagaggtatagagtttctgtttggggtgatgaaaaacgTTTGAATTGGTGGTGATATtatataatatccaaaatattattaattcCAATGAATTGTATGCATAAAAAGTATCATTATAACGAGTGATATGGTACACatatttcaccacaataaaaaaaattgaaaaaaatcagcatGCAAACAATAACATAGATTAGCATTTAATTGGTATTATGTTGAATTTATAGATGGTTTTGGAGTCAATATTATTACAATGaacaatatgaaataaatgtttcctacatttatttcaggcatatatacatttttgtttacgattttatattattttttattttttaaagatttttttaataataaatttattttttattggtgttcaatttgccaacatacagaatacacgcagtgctcatcccatcaagtgcccccataaGTGTCCGCCACCAGTCACGCCCACCACCCgtccgcctccccttccaccacacctagttcgtttcccagagttaggagtcttccatgttctgtctccctttctgatatttcctacccatttcttctgccttcccctctattccctttcactattatttatattacccaaatgaatgagaccatataatgtttgtccttctacgatcgacttacttcactcagcataataccctccagttccatccacgttgaaacaaatggtgggtatttgtcgtttctaatggctgaggaatattccattgtatacataaaccacatcttctttatccattcatctttcgatggacaccgaggctccttccacagtttggctattgtggacattgctgctagaaacattggggtgcaggtgacctggcatttcactgcatctgtaactttggggtaaatctccagcagtgcaattgctgggtcatagggcagatctatttttaactctttgaggaacctccacacagttttccagagtggctgcaccagttcacattcccaccaacagtgcaagagtgttcccctttctccacatcctctccaacatttgttgtttcctgccttgttaattttccccattctcactggtgtgaggtgggatctcattgcggttttgatttgtatttccctgatggcaagtgatgaagagcattttctcatgtgcatgttggccatgtctacgtcttcctctgtgagatttctgttcatgtcatttgcccatttcatgattggattgtttgtttctttgctgttgagtttaataagttctttatagatcttggaaactagccctttatctgatatgtcatttgcaaatatcttctcccattctgtaggttgtcttttagttttgttgactgtatcctttgctgtgcaaaagcttcttatcttgatgaagtcccaaaggttcatttttgcttttgtttcttttgccttcgtggatgtatcttgcaagaagttactgtggccgagttcaaaaagggtgttgcctgtgttctcctctaggattttgatggaatcttgtctcacattaagatctttcctccattttgagtttatctttgtgtatggtgcaagagagtggtctagtttcattcttctgcatgtggatgtccaattttcccagcaccatttactgaagagactgtctttcttccagtgcatagtctttcctcctttatcgaatattagttgaccataaagttgctggtccacttctggattctctattctgttccattgatctatgtgtctgtgttgtgccagtaccacactgtcttgatgaccacagctttgtagtaaacctgaaatctggcattgtgatgcccccagatatggttttcttttttaatattccctggctattcggggcaTTTCTGATTCcttacaaatcttaagatgatttgttccaactgtctgaagaaagttcatggtattttgatagggattgcattaaacgtgtaaattgccctgggtaacattgacattttcacaatattaattctgccaatccatgagcatggaatatttttccatctctttgtgtcttcctcaatttctttcagaagtgttctatagtttttagggtatagatccttcacctctttggttaggtatattcctaggtatcttatgcttttgggtgcaattgtaaatgggattgattccttaatttctctttcttcagtctcattgttagtgtatagaaatgccactgacttctgggcattgattttgtatcctgccatgctgccaaattgctgtatgagttct from Canis lupus dingo isolate Sandy chromosome 21, ASM325472v2, whole genome shotgun sequence encodes:
- the LOC112667351 gene encoding olfactory receptor 51G2-like, with translation MKSHHDIFNASIAFTPATFTLAGIPGLEAEHIWISIPFCLIYIIIFLGNGIILHIIRIDPALHQPMYSFLATLAFVELGVSASTMPTVLGIFLCGINEISFGGCLFQMFSMHSFTIMESGVLLTMSVDRFVAIYSPLRYTTILTIPRIIGMGVIIALRSVVLMFPLLFLLKGLPFCGHNTLTHSYCLHSDLIKLPCGDTRPNSILGLFVITSTFGLDSLLIVVSYMLILHTVLGIASGAGQWKALNTCVSHICAVLVYYVPMISLSLLHRFGGHLPPLLQTVMANAYLFFPPVVNPIVYSMKTKEIRNSIVRILPRKRHEVSRQIIP